In one Brassica oleracea var. oleracea cultivar TO1000 chromosome C9, BOL, whole genome shotgun sequence genomic region, the following are encoded:
- the LOC106319241 gene encoding glutathione S-transferase T3-like — MDSYSQSSSFLDLLNNQQQNTQPSINLSASNVCVFGTQWAEDANMEAHTVEDRKERRKWTPTEDVVLISAWLNTSKDPVVSNEQKAIAFWKRIAAYVAASPKLVGLQKREPTHCKQRWGKINEGVCKFVGCYDAATKEKSSGQSENDVMKMAHEIFFNDYKVKFTLEHAWLELRHDQKWCGASSTKDKVQSKRKKLDDQSAQSSTSVPGEDDQSARPVGVKAAKAKAKKSVSKPSLEEEEREFHTMWEIRQKDFALKEKLNNQKLLDTLIAKTEPLSELETALKTKLLKDMLA, encoded by the coding sequence ATGGACTCTTATTCTCAATCTTCTAGCTTTTTAGACCTCTTAAACAATCAACAACAAAACACTCAACCTAGTATAAACCTCTCTGCGTCAAATGTCTGTGTTTTTGGGACACAATGGGCTGAAGATGCAAACATGGAAGCACACACTGTGGAGGACCGCAAAGAGAGACGGAAGTGGACACCAACAGAGGACGTTGTGCTCATCAGTGCTTGGCTGAACACATCAAAGGATCCGGTTGTATCAAATGAGCAAAAAGCAATTGCATTTTGGAAACGAATTGCAGCTTATGTTGCAGCAAGTCCAAAGCTTGTTGGTTTGCAAAAAAGAGAGCCAACTCACTGCAAACAAAGGTGGGGGAAGATTAATGAGGGTGTGTGTAAGTTCGTTGGCTGTTATGATGCTGCCACGAAAGAGAAATCAAGTGGCCAGAGTGAGAATGATGTGATGAAAATGGCTCATGAGATTTTCTTCAATGATTACAAGGTGAAGTTCACACTTGAGCATGCATGGTTAGAGCTTCGCCATGATCAAAAATGGTGTGGAGCTTCATCTACTAAAGATAAAGTGCAGTCAAAAAGAAAGAAGCTCGATGACCAATCGGCACAGTCATCAACTTCGGTGCCAGGAGAGGACGATCAATCCGCACGGCCTGTTGGGGTGAAAGCAGCAAAGGCGAAAGCAAAAAAGTCTGTGAGCAAGCCGAGTTTGGAAGAGGAAGAAAGGGAGTTTCACACCATGTGGGAGATTAGGCAGAAGGACTTTGCGTTGAAGGAGAAGCTTAACAATCAGAAATTGCTTGACACCCTAATTGCCAAGACTGAACCACTTAGTGAACTTGAAACTGCTTTAAAAACTAAGCTTCTTAAGGACATGTTGGCTTAG